In the Anastrepha obliqua isolate idAnaObli1 chromosome 1, idAnaObli1_1.0, whole genome shotgun sequence genome, one interval contains:
- the LOC129253109 gene encoding transmembrane protein 245 isoform X4 translates to MASELTSWLALNWESAFKPYHSIFNKMNRSDSIRRDRSFDSVLNKLMRMRSQNNETFKAAMYNFLIAAGIGAFVAVCFILGPFVRPLLWAFLMGAVLFPFKRRLAQLLNGWFERLEDRDSNVMVSICLAPLEATEYCGSLLVSWLREHWQLLTAGVGLAACFKLSMLYAPKGFLCAIWRFVVFSHTTFVRLIGFLNIYMLFAIIVVYLTSVYFLWKPENSPKFVMAGQSLWVAIVSYGCSFLGALQVPAFISIMLYVGASIIYHMRTVEGSSSCIDKLKKLLDKTDFEKSVRNISIKKQSLHSDAEDVSMSETMDSLDTVELVDEKHGQHLSDMYFKCLFYACIATFLYRNIWMFILAAIPTSLHLLYTLGNVTGFTTFISNKLDEVYETLKSWAIDHHSAVLPLCLPGVLELNYKINAIIRDSLKSSVDLVTSILMIILMLLIITFLGVFFCVNIYSETIEVAYLGKDLINKTITDRPELVDILPENIQSSLDDALDNAHHYGRRKIETYIDDWLAEADSVHATKLKEQILDVWDRLIQYWIDVNKSDSSYGPRVPTDALKTTFGEIVDNPVAKQGIIGWAKSNTQTILEVAESLWHIIRTNLSMIMTFTGEILSLLMSGGQACVEFILDMIVFFTALFYLLSSSNTKYAPLQITKYLGLPTSGSKIADALENSISGVLISMFKCSIFTGLFTWLVHTVFGARIVFLPSALAAILSAAPFLGSYWCALPALLELWLAQDRFYAGLVLFLLQFFVPPYFEAAIYTEMKGGGHPYLTGLAIAGGMYWVGWQGAIFGPLMLCFFIGTFEVAAVAMRSNDDLRRSSEEDTRATSGSEDVLVSRIETEVLKEAKETVVRAQEGTSEPMLATAKPIEVLESDESNTQTNNSPAQQASECNDFSTEKPHAIELKIIKKTLLPAAETNK, encoded by the exons ATGGCAAGTGAACTGACGTCATGGTTGG CCTTGAACTGGGAATCAGCCTTTAAACCGTATCATAGCATTTTCAACAAAATGAATCGCTCCGACTCTATCCGCCGAGATCGCTCTTTCGATAGCGTTCTCAATAAGTTGATGCGTATGCGGTCACAGAATAATGAAACATTCAAAGCAGCAATGTacaattttctaatagcagctGGCATTGGTGCATTCGTTGCTGTCTGTTTCATTCTCGGCCCATTTGTACGTCCACTACTTTGGGCTTTTCTTATGGGCGCAGTTCTTTTTCCTTTCAAACGGCGTTTAGCACAACTGCTAAACGGTTGGTTTGAGCGCCTAGAAGACCGTGATTCAAACGTTATGGTGTCTATATGTTTGGCCCCGCTCGAAGCAACCGAGTACTGCGGCAGCTTGTTGGTGAGTTGGTTGCGGGAACACTGGCAATTGTTGACAGCAGGTGTGGGCTTGGCTGCGTGCTTTAAACTGTCGATGTTGTATGCGCCCAAAGGATTTCTCTGTGCCATTTGGCGCTTTGTGGTGTTTTCGCATACTACTTTCGTACGATTAATTGGTTTTCTGAATATTTACATG CTATTTGCAATAATCGTAGTCTACTTGACTTCGgtttattttttgtggaaacCAGAAAATAGTCCTAAGTTTGTCATGGCTGGCCAGTCGCTGTGGGTTGCTATCGTCAGTTACGGTTGCAGCTTTTTAGGGGCACTGCAAGTACCTGCTTTTATTTCGATTATGTTGTATGTGGGTGCATCTATTATTTATCATATGCGTACTGTCGAGGGGTCCAGCAGTTGTATAGATAAACTAAAGAAGTTGCTCGACAAAACAGATTTTGAAAAGTCCGTAAGAAACATTagtataaagaagcaaagcctACATTCGGATGCTGAGGATGTATCAATGAGTGAAACGATGGATTCCTTGGATACCGTAGAGTTGGTGGACGAAAAGCATGGCCAACATTTAAGTGATATGTATTTTAAGTGTTTGTTTTATGCATGCATAGCCACATTTTTGTACCGAAACATATGGATGTTCATATTGGCCGCAATACCCACATCCCTGCATCTGTTATACACATTGGGCAATGTGACTGGCTTTACGACGTTCATTTCAAATAAACTCGATGAAGTTTATGAAACACTAaag TCGTGGGCTATCGATCATCACTCTGCCGTATTGCCACTTTGTTTGCCAGGAGTGCTTGaattgaattataaaataaatgcaatcaTACGTGACTCATTGAAGTCCTCGGTCGATTTAGTTACTTCCATATTGATGATTATTCTTATGCTCTTGATAATTACGTTCTTGGGAGTATTTTTCTGCGTGAATATTTATTCAGAAACAATTGAGGTTGCTTATCTGGGAAAAGATCTGATCAACAAAACAATTACTGATCGTCCTGAATTAGTCGATATACTGCCGGAGAATATACAGTCTTCCCTAGATGATGCGTTGGATAATGCACATCATTATGGACGTCGGAAAATCGAAACGTATATCGATGATTGGCTTGCTGAAGCGGATTCAGTACATGCAACCAAATTGAAGGAACAAATTTTAGATGTTTGGGATCGTTTGATACAATATTGGATTGATGTGAACAAATCTGATTCCTCATATGGACCACGTGTGCCAACTGATGCGCTTAAGACTACATTCGGTGAAATTGTTGATAATCCAG TGGCTAAACAGGGCATTATCGGTTGGGCGAAGAGCAATACGCAGACCATACTGGAAGTAGCTGAATCTCTGTGGCACATCATTCGTACGAATCTCTCGATGATAATGACGTTTACCGGTGAAATCTTATCTTTGTTGATGTCTGGCGGACAGGCCTGTGTGGAATTCATACTCGATATG aTTGTCTTCTTCACAGCGCTATTCTATTTGTTGTCCAGCAGCAATACGAAATATGCGCCACTACAAATCACCAAATATTTAGGACTGCCTACATCTGGCTCCAAGATCGCCGATGCGTTGGAAAACTCTATTTCGGGTGTGCTAATTTCCATGTTTAAATGCTCCATCTTTACGGGCCTCTTCACCTGGCTGGTACATACAGTGTTTGGCGCCCGTATTGTCTTTCTGCCATCGGCGCTGGCAGCGATTTTGTCTGCGGCTCCATTCCTGGGCAGTTATTGGTGTGCATTGCCCGCTTTGTTAGAGTTATGGCTGGCACAAGATCGCTTCTACGCTGGACTCGTGCTCTTCCTGTTGCAATTCTTTGTGCCGCCTTACTTTGAGGCAGCCATCTATACAGAAATGAAGGG TGGTGGACATCCATATTTGACTGGTTTAGCTATTGCCGGCGGCATGTATTGGGTTGGTTGGCAGGGTGCAATCTTTGGACCGCTCATGCTCTGCTTCTTCATTGGCACCTTTGAAGTGGCAGCTGTAGCTATGCGTAGTAATGATGATTTGAG acGCAGCTCTGAAGAAGACACCCGCGCGAC CAGTGGCAGTGAAGATGTACTCGTATCCCGAATCGAAACTGAGGTCCTTAAAGAAGCTAAAGAGACGGTTGTTAGAGCTCAAGAGGGGACTAGTGAGCCGATGCTAGCAACGGCAAAGCCAATAGAGGTATTGGAAAGCGACGAATCTAATACTCAAACGAACAATTCACCCGCCCAACAAGCCAGCGAATGTAATGACTTCAGCACGGAAAAACCACACGCGATcgaacttaaaataataaagaaaacattATTGCCTGCTGCAGAAACGAATAAGTGA
- the LOC129253109 gene encoding transmembrane protein 245 isoform X6, with protein sequence MASELTSWLALNWESAFKPYHSIFNKMNRSDSIRRDRSFDSVLNKLMRMRSQNNETFKAAMYNFLIAAGIGAFVAVCFILGPFVRPLLWAFLMGAVLFPFKRRLAQLLNGWFERLEDRDSNVMVSICLAPLEATEYCGSLLVSWLREHWQLLTAGVGLAACFKLSMLYAPKGFLCAIWRFVVFSHTTFVRLIGFLNIYMLFAIIVVYLTSVYFLWKPENSPKFVMAGQSLWVAIVSYGCSFLGALQVPAFISIMLYVGASIIYHMRTVEGSSSCIDKLKKLLDKTDFEKSVRNISIKKQSLHSDAEDVSMSETMDSLDTVELVDEKHGQHLSDMYFKCLFYACIATFLYRNIWMFILAAIPTSLHLLYTLGNVTGFTTFISNKLDEVYETLKSWAIDHHSAVLPLCLPGVLELNYKINAIIRDSLKSSVDLVTSILMIILMLLIITFLGVFFCVNIYSETIEVAYLGKDLINKTITDRPELVDILPENIQSSLDDALDNAHHYGRRKIETYIDDWLAEADSVHATKLKEQILDVWDRLIQYWIDVNKSDSSYGPRVPTDALKTTFGEIVDNPGHFKELVLVAKQGIIGWAKSNTQTILEVAESLWHIIRTNLSMIMTFTGEILSLLMSGGQACVEFILDMIVFFTALFYLLSSSNTKYAPLQITKYLGLPTSGSKIADALENSISGVLISMFKCSIFTGLFTWLVHTVFGARIVFLPSALAAILSAAPFLGSYWCALPALLELWLAQDRFYAGLVLFLLQFFVPPYFEAAIYTEMKGGGHPYLTGLAIAGGMYWVGWQGAIFGPLMLCFFIGTFEVAAVAMRSNDDLRRSSEEDTRATLRRHSFYDY encoded by the exons ATGGCAAGTGAACTGACGTCATGGTTGG CCTTGAACTGGGAATCAGCCTTTAAACCGTATCATAGCATTTTCAACAAAATGAATCGCTCCGACTCTATCCGCCGAGATCGCTCTTTCGATAGCGTTCTCAATAAGTTGATGCGTATGCGGTCACAGAATAATGAAACATTCAAAGCAGCAATGTacaattttctaatagcagctGGCATTGGTGCATTCGTTGCTGTCTGTTTCATTCTCGGCCCATTTGTACGTCCACTACTTTGGGCTTTTCTTATGGGCGCAGTTCTTTTTCCTTTCAAACGGCGTTTAGCACAACTGCTAAACGGTTGGTTTGAGCGCCTAGAAGACCGTGATTCAAACGTTATGGTGTCTATATGTTTGGCCCCGCTCGAAGCAACCGAGTACTGCGGCAGCTTGTTGGTGAGTTGGTTGCGGGAACACTGGCAATTGTTGACAGCAGGTGTGGGCTTGGCTGCGTGCTTTAAACTGTCGATGTTGTATGCGCCCAAAGGATTTCTCTGTGCCATTTGGCGCTTTGTGGTGTTTTCGCATACTACTTTCGTACGATTAATTGGTTTTCTGAATATTTACATG CTATTTGCAATAATCGTAGTCTACTTGACTTCGgtttattttttgtggaaacCAGAAAATAGTCCTAAGTTTGTCATGGCTGGCCAGTCGCTGTGGGTTGCTATCGTCAGTTACGGTTGCAGCTTTTTAGGGGCACTGCAAGTACCTGCTTTTATTTCGATTATGTTGTATGTGGGTGCATCTATTATTTATCATATGCGTACTGTCGAGGGGTCCAGCAGTTGTATAGATAAACTAAAGAAGTTGCTCGACAAAACAGATTTTGAAAAGTCCGTAAGAAACATTagtataaagaagcaaagcctACATTCGGATGCTGAGGATGTATCAATGAGTGAAACGATGGATTCCTTGGATACCGTAGAGTTGGTGGACGAAAAGCATGGCCAACATTTAAGTGATATGTATTTTAAGTGTTTGTTTTATGCATGCATAGCCACATTTTTGTACCGAAACATATGGATGTTCATATTGGCCGCAATACCCACATCCCTGCATCTGTTATACACATTGGGCAATGTGACTGGCTTTACGACGTTCATTTCAAATAAACTCGATGAAGTTTATGAAACACTAaag TCGTGGGCTATCGATCATCACTCTGCCGTATTGCCACTTTGTTTGCCAGGAGTGCTTGaattgaattataaaataaatgcaatcaTACGTGACTCATTGAAGTCCTCGGTCGATTTAGTTACTTCCATATTGATGATTATTCTTATGCTCTTGATAATTACGTTCTTGGGAGTATTTTTCTGCGTGAATATTTATTCAGAAACAATTGAGGTTGCTTATCTGGGAAAAGATCTGATCAACAAAACAATTACTGATCGTCCTGAATTAGTCGATATACTGCCGGAGAATATACAGTCTTCCCTAGATGATGCGTTGGATAATGCACATCATTATGGACGTCGGAAAATCGAAACGTATATCGATGATTGGCTTGCTGAAGCGGATTCAGTACATGCAACCAAATTGAAGGAACAAATTTTAGATGTTTGGGATCGTTTGATACAATATTGGATTGATGTGAACAAATCTGATTCCTCATATGGACCACGTGTGCCAACTGATGCGCTTAAGACTACATTCGGTGAAATTGTTGATAATCCAG GACATTTTAAAGAGCTAGTTTTAGTGGCTAAACAGGGCATTATCGGTTGGGCGAAGAGCAATACGCAGACCATACTGGAAGTAGCTGAATCTCTGTGGCACATCATTCGTACGAATCTCTCGATGATAATGACGTTTACCGGTGAAATCTTATCTTTGTTGATGTCTGGCGGACAGGCCTGTGTGGAATTCATACTCGATATG aTTGTCTTCTTCACAGCGCTATTCTATTTGTTGTCCAGCAGCAATACGAAATATGCGCCACTACAAATCACCAAATATTTAGGACTGCCTACATCTGGCTCCAAGATCGCCGATGCGTTGGAAAACTCTATTTCGGGTGTGCTAATTTCCATGTTTAAATGCTCCATCTTTACGGGCCTCTTCACCTGGCTGGTACATACAGTGTTTGGCGCCCGTATTGTCTTTCTGCCATCGGCGCTGGCAGCGATTTTGTCTGCGGCTCCATTCCTGGGCAGTTATTGGTGTGCATTGCCCGCTTTGTTAGAGTTATGGCTGGCACAAGATCGCTTCTACGCTGGACTCGTGCTCTTCCTGTTGCAATTCTTTGTGCCGCCTTACTTTGAGGCAGCCATCTATACAGAAATGAAGGG TGGTGGACATCCATATTTGACTGGTTTAGCTATTGCCGGCGGCATGTATTGGGTTGGTTGGCAGGGTGCAATCTTTGGACCGCTCATGCTCTGCTTCTTCATTGGCACCTTTGAAGTGGCAGCTGTAGCTATGCGTAGTAATGATGATTTGAG acGCAGCTCTGAAGAAGACACCCGCGCGAC CTTACGCAGGCATTCCTTTTATGACTACTAA
- the LOC129253109 gene encoding transmembrane protein 245 isoform X5: MNRSDSIRRDRSFDSVLNKLMRMRSQNNETFKAAMYNFLIAAGIGAFVAVCFILGPFVRPLLWAFLMGAVLFPFKRRLAQLLNGWFERLEDRDSNVMVSICLAPLEATEYCGSLLVSWLREHWQLLTAGVGLAACFKLSMLYAPKGFLCAIWRFVVFSHTTFVRLIGFLNIYMLFAIIVVYLTSVYFLWKPENSPKFVMAGQSLWVAIVSYGCSFLGALQVPAFISIMLYVGASIIYHMRTVEGSSSCIDKLKKLLDKTDFEKSVRNISIKKQSLHSDAEDVSMSETMDSLDTVELVDEKHGQHLSDMYFKCLFYACIATFLYRNIWMFILAAIPTSLHLLYTLGNVTGFTTFISNKLDEVYETLKSWAIDHHSAVLPLCLPGVLELNYKINAIIRDSLKSSVDLVTSILMIILMLLIITFLGVFFCVNIYSETIEVAYLGKDLINKTITDRPELVDILPENIQSSLDDALDNAHHYGRRKIETYIDDWLAEADSVHATKLKEQILDVWDRLIQYWIDVNKSDSSYGPRVPTDALKTTFGEIVDNPGHFKELVLVAKQGIIGWAKSNTQTILEVAESLWHIIRTNLSMIMTFTGEILSLLMSGGQACVEFILDMIVFFTALFYLLSSSNTKYAPLQITKYLGLPTSGSKIADALENSISGVLISMFKCSIFTGLFTWLVHTVFGARIVFLPSALAAILSAAPFLGSYWCALPALLELWLAQDRFYAGLVLFLLQFFVPPYFEAAIYTEMKGGGHPYLTGLAIAGGMYWVGWQGAIFGPLMLCFFIGTFEVAAVAMRSNDDLRRSSEEDTRATSGSEDVLVSRIETEVLKEAKETVVRAQEGTSEPMLATAKPIEVLESDESNTQTNNSPAQQASECNDFSTEKPHAIELKIIKKTLLPAAETNK, encoded by the exons ATGAATCGCTCCGACTCTATCCGCCGAGATCGCTCTTTCGATAGCGTTCTCAATAAGTTGATGCGTATGCGGTCACAGAATAATGAAACATTCAAAGCAGCAATGTacaattttctaatagcagctGGCATTGGTGCATTCGTTGCTGTCTGTTTCATTCTCGGCCCATTTGTACGTCCACTACTTTGGGCTTTTCTTATGGGCGCAGTTCTTTTTCCTTTCAAACGGCGTTTAGCACAACTGCTAAACGGTTGGTTTGAGCGCCTAGAAGACCGTGATTCAAACGTTATGGTGTCTATATGTTTGGCCCCGCTCGAAGCAACCGAGTACTGCGGCAGCTTGTTGGTGAGTTGGTTGCGGGAACACTGGCAATTGTTGACAGCAGGTGTGGGCTTGGCTGCGTGCTTTAAACTGTCGATGTTGTATGCGCCCAAAGGATTTCTCTGTGCCATTTGGCGCTTTGTGGTGTTTTCGCATACTACTTTCGTACGATTAATTGGTTTTCTGAATATTTACATG CTATTTGCAATAATCGTAGTCTACTTGACTTCGgtttattttttgtggaaacCAGAAAATAGTCCTAAGTTTGTCATGGCTGGCCAGTCGCTGTGGGTTGCTATCGTCAGTTACGGTTGCAGCTTTTTAGGGGCACTGCAAGTACCTGCTTTTATTTCGATTATGTTGTATGTGGGTGCATCTATTATTTATCATATGCGTACTGTCGAGGGGTCCAGCAGTTGTATAGATAAACTAAAGAAGTTGCTCGACAAAACAGATTTTGAAAAGTCCGTAAGAAACATTagtataaagaagcaaagcctACATTCGGATGCTGAGGATGTATCAATGAGTGAAACGATGGATTCCTTGGATACCGTAGAGTTGGTGGACGAAAAGCATGGCCAACATTTAAGTGATATGTATTTTAAGTGTTTGTTTTATGCATGCATAGCCACATTTTTGTACCGAAACATATGGATGTTCATATTGGCCGCAATACCCACATCCCTGCATCTGTTATACACATTGGGCAATGTGACTGGCTTTACGACGTTCATTTCAAATAAACTCGATGAAGTTTATGAAACACTAaag TCGTGGGCTATCGATCATCACTCTGCCGTATTGCCACTTTGTTTGCCAGGAGTGCTTGaattgaattataaaataaatgcaatcaTACGTGACTCATTGAAGTCCTCGGTCGATTTAGTTACTTCCATATTGATGATTATTCTTATGCTCTTGATAATTACGTTCTTGGGAGTATTTTTCTGCGTGAATATTTATTCAGAAACAATTGAGGTTGCTTATCTGGGAAAAGATCTGATCAACAAAACAATTACTGATCGTCCTGAATTAGTCGATATACTGCCGGAGAATATACAGTCTTCCCTAGATGATGCGTTGGATAATGCACATCATTATGGACGTCGGAAAATCGAAACGTATATCGATGATTGGCTTGCTGAAGCGGATTCAGTACATGCAACCAAATTGAAGGAACAAATTTTAGATGTTTGGGATCGTTTGATACAATATTGGATTGATGTGAACAAATCTGATTCCTCATATGGACCACGTGTGCCAACTGATGCGCTTAAGACTACATTCGGTGAAATTGTTGATAATCCAG GACATTTTAAAGAGCTAGTTTTAGTGGCTAAACAGGGCATTATCGGTTGGGCGAAGAGCAATACGCAGACCATACTGGAAGTAGCTGAATCTCTGTGGCACATCATTCGTACGAATCTCTCGATGATAATGACGTTTACCGGTGAAATCTTATCTTTGTTGATGTCTGGCGGACAGGCCTGTGTGGAATTCATACTCGATATG aTTGTCTTCTTCACAGCGCTATTCTATTTGTTGTCCAGCAGCAATACGAAATATGCGCCACTACAAATCACCAAATATTTAGGACTGCCTACATCTGGCTCCAAGATCGCCGATGCGTTGGAAAACTCTATTTCGGGTGTGCTAATTTCCATGTTTAAATGCTCCATCTTTACGGGCCTCTTCACCTGGCTGGTACATACAGTGTTTGGCGCCCGTATTGTCTTTCTGCCATCGGCGCTGGCAGCGATTTTGTCTGCGGCTCCATTCCTGGGCAGTTATTGGTGTGCATTGCCCGCTTTGTTAGAGTTATGGCTGGCACAAGATCGCTTCTACGCTGGACTCGTGCTCTTCCTGTTGCAATTCTTTGTGCCGCCTTACTTTGAGGCAGCCATCTATACAGAAATGAAGGG TGGTGGACATCCATATTTGACTGGTTTAGCTATTGCCGGCGGCATGTATTGGGTTGGTTGGCAGGGTGCAATCTTTGGACCGCTCATGCTCTGCTTCTTCATTGGCACCTTTGAAGTGGCAGCTGTAGCTATGCGTAGTAATGATGATTTGAG acGCAGCTCTGAAGAAGACACCCGCGCGAC CAGTGGCAGTGAAGATGTACTCGTATCCCGAATCGAAACTGAGGTCCTTAAAGAAGCTAAAGAGACGGTTGTTAGAGCTCAAGAGGGGACTAGTGAGCCGATGCTAGCAACGGCAAAGCCAATAGAGGTATTGGAAAGCGACGAATCTAATACTCAAACGAACAATTCACCCGCCCAACAAGCCAGCGAATGTAATGACTTCAGCACGGAAAAACCACACGCGATcgaacttaaaataataaagaaaacattATTGCCTGCTGCAGAAACGAATAAGTGA